A window of Phaseolus vulgaris cultivar G19833 chromosome 4, P. vulgaris v2.0, whole genome shotgun sequence genomic DNA:
GAAAGAAGGTGGAGATTAGAAAATATGCAACTGAGATCAATGCCAGTAAGAAGCATTAAAGGTATCTACAAATTTCTGATAGTGTAAGACTAGAATTGTTAATGTACCGGtatggccgagaggccgaggcCTGAGAAGACTTGGCTGAGAgtccgagaccttagaagacttggccgagaggctgagaccttagaagacttggccgagaggcctaGACCTGAGAAGaattggccgagaggccgagaccttagaagacttggccgagaggccgaggggccgagaccttagaagacttggccgagacgaccgagaccaCTGGAacatggccgatggccgacccatgcCATGatgatttggccgatggccgacccctattacagttaacgctcaaaccaagatcagtgaagctaatctatcattaagaattaggtaatgcaaaccTAAGAGGTGTCCACCTCGATAaatgggcccaacaaggtaggcccactagaataatataaatagtacgcatcccaaggagtaaggtatgtcattttatcactctgagagctgaccacccgctttactgacttgagcgtcggagtgccttcgcaggtacccccaccatccggtgttcagccGAGGCCGAgggccgaaggagaagcaggagggCGAAGAGAACCCCAGTTCACTACCCAGtcacctgaccgaccgaaggaaggagaagaagacttcaacagttctctaggtcccatctccctagcaggaacaattggcgcccaccgtggggccgagggaaactagctgaaggaaaaaagtagatggtttcaacaagaagcatggaaAGAATGATTGAAGCCGACCAAACAATGTTGCTGCTGTCTCTCCAGAGGGAGATGGCCGAGATGCGAAGAAAGGCCGAGGAGGCCGCTCAGAAAAATGAGCAAGAGCTGCAAGTTCTCCGCAGGGAGAACGAAGATATGAGAAAGAAGCTGGGGGAGGGAGGACCCTCTGTCATACCGACGAACGTGGTCGGCAAGTCCTACACCTCTCCCCCCAACCCGGATGTGGCCGAGGGGACGAGAGGCCGACCCCCTCCCCGCGAGACTGAGATGGGCGACGAGTCGTGCCTAATCAGGTCCACCCGGACGACCCCGACGACCGACCCGAACCGCCGACATCCCTTTACAAACAACATCATCGAAGTCCCACTTCCTGAGAAGTGGAAGTGTTTCAACCGAGACTGATACGACGggtcgaccgacccggacgagcatatggacgcctacacaacccatatgagtctctacacctcggacgacgccgtcttgtgccgagtgttccccacatccttgaagggtgcagcccttagttggttcaccaagctcTCACCCAACTCCATCGACAGCTTCGCCATGCTCGTCGCAAAGTTTGAAACGCAGTTCGCGACCAGCCGGCCGCACCATCTAACCTCCATCGCTCTGGTAGGCATTCGccaggagaagggagagtcgcTGAAAACCTTCGTGGATAGGTTCAGTAAAGTGGCGATGAGCATCCGGAATCTGAGTCCGGACGTCgccatgcaccacatgctgacgGCCCTGCGTCCGGGGCCCTTTGCCGACAACCTGTGCATGAAGCCGGCCGACAGCCTGGACGAGCTAAGAAAGAGAGCTGCTAAGTACATGCAGCTGGAAGAGCTGAGAGAATTCCGTAACCAGGTCCGTGCCGAGGCTGGTGGAGAGAAAAACAAGGAAGAGAAGAATCGTAAGGGGCGGCCGGGTCAAAGGAACGACCGATCCGGTTGTCAAGGTATACACCCCTGACGACCAAGCGGGGGAGGATCTTGGACGAGGCCCTCAACGCCGAAGTTGATCCCTCCCCTAAGGAAGGTGGCCAGCCCAAATAATGCCGACCGGAGGAAGCAATGTCGGTACCACCAAAACATCGGACACTCAACCGACGAGTGTCAAGCCCTTAAGGATAAGATCGAGGAACTTATCCAGGCTGGGCATCTCCACCGAGACCCTCCCGGCCGGGCGGATCCACCCAGGCGGACAAAATGATCGACAACCTGCGAGGGCCGACCCCCCTCAAAGAGACGATCCCCCCAGGGAGGCCGATGGGAGAGGTAACCGAGAAGTTATCAACACTGTAGCCGGCGGCTTCGCCGGGGGAGGAAGCACAAACAATGCTCGGAAGAAACACCTTCGGGCGGTACACCAGGTCAACGCAGTAGCATTCCGGCCCGCCACCCATCACCTTCACGGACGAAGACTCCAAGGGCGTAGACTACCGCCTGGAGGACGAGGCCGATTGTCCAGATTACTCCGAGAGGGCAAAAAATTCGTCTGGGACGACCAATGTGGGGAAATCTTCAAACAATTAAAGGAGTTCCTCACATCCCCGGCCGTCATCCAGAAGCCGAGGCCCGACAACCCAATCCTGGTATATCTAGCAGCCTCGGAAGAAGCAGTCAGCGCTGCCCTAGTGCAGGAAGTCGAGGGCAAGGAGCGACCCGTATACTATGTTAGCCGAACCCTCCACTCGGCCGAGACCCGATATCAGATGATTGAGAAGGAGGCTCTCGCACTCGTCCTCACGGCAAGGCGGATGCGCCCCTATTTCCAAAATCACTCAACTGTAAGAACCGACtaccctatttttaaaatttcatctaAACCGGACCTTGCAGGGAGGATGATAGGATGGTCGGTCGAACTCTCCGAGTTCGACATACGCTGAGCCGAGGAGCGCCATCAAGTCTCAATGCTTGGCCGACTTCTCGGCCGCCCAactgcccacttgctcgattaaacatcgcaagtgccggccgatcGCCCACCAAACTTGCTCGAAGACATTGCAAGTATTGGCTgaacgcccgcttgctcgattaaacatcgcaagtgccggccgccccactgcccgcttgctcgattaaacatcgcaagtgccggccgccccactgcccgcttgctcgattaaacatcgcaagtgccggccgcccaactgcccgcttgctcgattaaacatcgcaagtgccggccgccccactgcccgcttgctcgattaaacatcgcaagtgccggccgccCAACTGCCCACTTGCTCTATTAACATCGCAAAGTGCCGGCCGATCGCCCACCAAACTTGCTCGATGACATTGCAAGTATTGGCTGAATGCCCGCTTTCTCAAttaaa
This region includes:
- the LOC137838624 gene encoding uncharacterized protein — encoded protein: MSLYTSDDAVLCRVFPTSLKGAALSWFTKLSPNSIDSFAMLVAKFETQFATSRPHHLTSIALVGIRQEKGESLKTFVDRFSKVAMSIRNLSPDVAMHHMLTALRPGPFADNLCMKPADSLDELRKRAAKYMQLEELREFRNQVRAEAGGEKNKEEKNRKGRPGQRNDRSGCQGIHP